A stretch of the Tepidisphaeraceae bacterium genome encodes the following:
- a CDS encoding sugar phosphate nucleotidyltransferase, whose protein sequence is MKIQKALITAAGSSQRALPLQRLVDRDGVEKAALQVIVEEVLAAGVERVGVVVCPGDEKPYATAAGPHAGRLTFVEQANPRGYGDALLRGEAFVAGEPFVHLVSDHLYVSAGDGAHARCAQELVAAAEANDCAVSAVQSTRESALPLYGAIGGHRVAQQQRLYEVETVLEKPTPTQAEQRLTVPGLRGGHYLCFFGMHVLTPAVMTILRNQREAAPQGEMISLSPALAELARRERYLALEIAGLRYNIGVTYGTLNAQLALAMAGKDREEVLAQLVELLATQKAPRPA, encoded by the coding sequence ATGAAGATCCAAAAGGCGCTGATTACAGCTGCGGGCTCGAGCCAGCGGGCGCTGCCCCTGCAGCGGCTCGTCGATCGCGACGGGGTGGAGAAGGCGGCGTTGCAGGTGATTGTGGAGGAAGTCCTTGCGGCCGGCGTGGAGCGAGTGGGCGTGGTGGTCTGCCCCGGCGACGAGAAGCCCTACGCCACCGCCGCCGGGCCGCACGCGGGCCGGTTGACGTTCGTCGAGCAGGCCAACCCGCGTGGGTACGGTGACGCCCTGTTGCGCGGCGAGGCGTTCGTCGCTGGCGAGCCGTTCGTGCATCTGGTGTCCGACCATTTGTACGTCAGCGCCGGCGACGGGGCACACGCCCGCTGCGCCCAAGAGCTGGTGGCCGCCGCCGAGGCTAACGATTGCGCGGTGTCGGCGGTGCAGTCGACGCGCGAGAGCGCCCTTCCGTTGTACGGCGCGATCGGTGGCCATCGCGTCGCCCAGCAGCAGCGCCTGTACGAGGTCGAGACCGTCCTGGAAAAGCCCACGCCCACGCAGGCCGAGCAGCGCCTCACAGTGCCGGGGCTGCGCGGCGGGCACTACCTGTGCTTCTTCGGCATGCACGTGCTGACGCCGGCGGTCATGACGATCCTCCGTAATCAACGGGAGGCGGCGCCGCAGGGCGAGATGATCTCATTGTCGCCGGCGCTGGCCGAACTGGCGCGACGCGAGCGGTACCTGGCGCTGGAGATCGCGGGGCTGCGATACAACATCGGTGTGACCTACGGCACGTTGAACGCGCAGCTCGCGCTGGCCATGGCGGGCAAGGATCGCGAGGAAGTGCTGGCGCAGCTCGTCGAACTCCTGGCGACCCAGAAGGCTCCGCGGCCGGCCTAG